One Tunturibacter gelidoferens genomic region harbors:
- a CDS encoding MFS transporter: MHIEDELTVSQTEQNTPGWQFAVASGLLGWVLDAFDFFVIVFLFDTLASHFQVEKRAIVFTISITLAMRPVGALIFGALADRFGRRKPLMLCVIYFSLITVLSGFSPNYTFFVVMRALYGIGMGGYWGIGASFAMENAPRKLRGLLSGMMQGGYPFGYLLAAVGMLTIMPRLGWHSMFLVGTLMAAVIVVLTLLSPESEAWKLHRMGSVKTIFKTLFQHMGSFSYLLLVMVVMSCLSHGTQDLYPDFLKSIPAVGSSLVLGMKPLYGIPIIYNIGAITGAVFFGYISERVGRRYAIMMALVLSLAAIPAWAFGGTILMLVVGSYLMQTGVQGAFGVIPAHLNELSPDSVRSLFPGFVYQLGVLIASPAVSIEFLLRDHLGYPLALTIFEVVVIVMLLFIFGFGPERRGRSFRAKAG; this comes from the coding sequence ATGCATATTGAAGATGAATTGACTGTTTCGCAAACTGAACAGAACACGCCCGGCTGGCAGTTCGCAGTGGCTTCCGGTCTGCTCGGCTGGGTACTTGACGCGTTCGATTTCTTTGTCATTGTCTTCCTTTTCGACACTCTCGCGAGTCACTTTCAAGTAGAGAAGAGAGCAATTGTCTTTACGATCTCGATCACCCTGGCGATGCGCCCCGTTGGCGCCTTGATCTTTGGAGCACTGGCTGACCGGTTTGGACGCAGAAAGCCGCTGATGCTGTGTGTCATCTACTTTTCGCTCATCACGGTTTTAAGCGGCTTCTCTCCGAACTACACATTCTTTGTCGTGATGCGGGCTCTATATGGAATTGGCATGGGGGGCTATTGGGGTATTGGGGCTTCGTTCGCGATGGAGAACGCCCCAAGAAAGTTGCGGGGCCTTCTCTCCGGGATGATGCAGGGAGGCTACCCGTTCGGATATCTTCTGGCAGCCGTGGGTATGTTGACGATCATGCCGCGCCTGGGATGGCATTCGATGTTCCTCGTAGGAACGTTGATGGCGGCGGTAATTGTCGTCCTGACTTTACTTTCGCCGGAGTCTGAAGCATGGAAGCTTCACCGGATGGGCTCAGTAAAGACGATCTTCAAGACTCTTTTTCAACACATGGGGAGTTTCTCGTACCTTTTGTTGGTGATGGTCGTGATGTCCTGTCTGTCGCACGGGACACAAGATCTTTACCCCGACTTTCTCAAGAGTATTCCGGCCGTCGGAAGCTCTTTGGTGCTGGGCATGAAACCGTTGTATGGGATTCCGATCATCTATAACATCGGAGCCATCACTGGCGCCGTCTTCTTTGGATACATCTCCGAAAGAGTAGGAAGGCGATATGCGATTATGATGGCTCTGGTTTTGAGCCTCGCAGCGATTCCGGCATGGGCCTTCGGCGGAACGATTCTGATGCTTGTCGTCGGATCCTATCTGATGCAAACCGGGGTGCAGGGAGCCTTTGGAGTCATCCCGGCACACCTGAACGAACTTTCTCCAGATTCGGTGCGCAGCCTGTTCCCTGGATTCGTCTACCAACTGGGTGTGCTGATAGCATCGCCAGCAGTCTCCATCGAGTTTCTGTTGCGCGATCACCTGGGATATCCTTTAGCACTTACGATCTTTGAAGTAGTGGTGATTGTGATGCTGCTCTTCATCTTTGGATTTGGTCCGGAGAGACGTGGAAGAAGCTTTCGAGCCAAAGCCGGTTGA
- a CDS encoding response regulator transcription factor, giving the protein MRVLLVEDEIRLAENVAHALRDGPGFAVDHAEDGQTGLDLAENLCYDLIILDLMLPKLDGLTVLRRLRERRDSTAVLILTARSERSSIIQLLNSGADDYLSKPFDLGEVIARAKALIRRGKGMASPALRLGDLELHTGDQSVFRAGMPIVLSPMEYRILEYLMHRPRAIVSKRELLEHMYDFNWVHHSNVIEAHVSNLRRKLGEGTNPPTIENLRNRGYRLVMEYTTFKEAEDESA; this is encoded by the coding sequence ATGCGTGTACTGCTAGTTGAAGACGAGATTCGCCTTGCCGAAAACGTGGCGCATGCGCTGCGCGACGGACCTGGCTTCGCGGTAGATCATGCTGAGGATGGGCAAACGGGTCTGGATCTCGCTGAAAATCTGTGCTACGACTTGATTATTCTCGATCTTATGCTGCCGAAGTTAGATGGCTTGACGGTGCTTCGCCGGCTCCGCGAACGAAGGGACAGCACTGCGGTCCTGATCCTGACGGCACGGAGCGAGCGGTCTTCGATTATTCAACTCCTCAACAGCGGCGCGGATGACTACCTGAGCAAGCCTTTCGATCTCGGAGAGGTGATTGCCAGGGCAAAGGCGCTTATTCGACGGGGCAAAGGTATGGCTAGTCCTGCGCTTCGCCTGGGTGATCTGGAACTCCATACCGGAGACCAGAGTGTCTTCCGTGCAGGCATGCCGATTGTGCTTTCTCCCATGGAGTACCGTATTCTCGAGTACCTGATGCATCGCCCTCGCGCTATTGTCTCCAAGCGGGAGTTGCTGGAGCACATGTACGACTTTAACTGGGTGCATCACTCCAATGTGATCGAGGCACATGTTTCGAACCTGAGACGCAAGCTCGGGGAGGGGACGAATCCGCCAACGATCGAGAATTTGCGCAATCGGGGTTACAGGCTTGTGATGGAGTACACAACCTTCAAGGAAGCCGAGGATGAATCGGCATGA
- a CDS encoding sensor histidine kinase, which produces MKTYSLTRRLITAVLLVELCSLLALIGIASVYEAISHFRALDVVLRGRADSVLGAVQDAEDPEDNLMLYGTEGLAPKRDIYIVRDDRGRVIGSQGWPGGEQELASTDTREFRNLTVGGIRYRVLRRPGLRVVDPGDAKGGVARHVIILYGSRTHPVWERVRNAIAFYALSGLLLLVITGVVLLRLLRGGLQPLYELVEQAGKISVTSWNLGPSSQARYVRELEPLVSAIESALLRLEQSFAQQRQFVSDAAHELKTSVAVVKSSLQLLTMRTRSAKEYEEGLERVTVDSERMEELVAKMLTLARLEEGGEQPESYRIVELGDVLRDVAEHFRTLASFHRISLAVNADTSTLVFCDPDQLRLLCSNLIHNAIQHSGAGTEVRAIVSSQGELAQLIVEDDGEGIPEDVLPHVFDRFYRGDPSRSRRTGGTGLGLAISKAIVLRYHGAIRLKSNPGHGTSAIVTLPLVPSTTQRTDHRTTRNFEKGAVTS; this is translated from the coding sequence ATGAAGACCTACTCGCTGACACGACGCCTGATCACAGCTGTGCTGTTGGTGGAACTCTGCTCTCTGCTGGCCTTGATTGGGATCGCCAGTGTCTATGAGGCGATTTCACACTTCCGAGCCTTGGATGTAGTGCTGCGTGGTCGAGCAGATTCCGTACTGGGTGCGGTCCAGGACGCAGAAGACCCGGAAGACAACTTGATGCTTTATGGAACCGAGGGTCTCGCTCCGAAGCGGGACATTTATATCGTGCGTGATGATCGTGGCCGCGTGATCGGGTCGCAAGGGTGGCCAGGCGGGGAGCAGGAGTTGGCCAGCACCGACACGAGGGAGTTTCGAAATCTGACGGTTGGAGGGATTCGCTACAGGGTCCTCCGCAGGCCCGGTTTGCGTGTGGTCGATCCGGGGGATGCCAAAGGTGGCGTTGCTCGACATGTCATCATTCTTTACGGTTCTCGCACTCACCCGGTCTGGGAAAGAGTTCGGAATGCCATCGCTTTCTATGCACTCTCGGGCCTTCTACTTCTGGTAATAACCGGAGTCGTGTTGCTGCGTCTGTTACGCGGCGGGCTTCAACCTTTATATGAGCTGGTCGAACAAGCGGGCAAGATCTCGGTAACTTCGTGGAACCTGGGTCCCTCCAGTCAGGCCCGCTATGTGCGAGAGCTAGAGCCGCTGGTCTCAGCCATTGAATCCGCGCTCCTAAGACTTGAGCAGTCTTTCGCGCAACAAAGACAGTTCGTGAGCGATGCTGCCCACGAGCTGAAGACTTCGGTGGCGGTGGTGAAGTCTTCTCTGCAGCTTTTGACCATGCGCACGAGATCCGCGAAGGAATATGAAGAGGGACTCGAGCGAGTGACAGTTGACTCTGAACGCATGGAGGAACTTGTAGCTAAGATGCTGACCCTGGCGCGACTTGAAGAGGGCGGGGAACAGCCGGAGTCGTATCGTATTGTCGAACTAGGCGACGTTCTCCGCGACGTGGCTGAGCATTTTCGGACGCTGGCCAGCTTCCACCGCATCAGCCTGGCGGTCAACGCAGATACTTCGACTCTCGTTTTTTGCGATCCCGACCAGCTTCGCCTGCTTTGCTCCAACCTGATTCACAATGCGATTCAACACAGCGGAGCCGGCACCGAGGTCCGCGCGATCGTTAGTAGTCAGGGAGAGTTGGCCCAATTGATTGTTGAGGACGATGGGGAAGGGATTCCAGAAGATGTACTTCCGCACGTCTTCGATCGGTTCTACCGAGGCGATCCGTCCCGTAGCCGGCGAACTGGCGGCACGGGTCTGGGGCTGGCGATCTCAAAGGCAATCGTTTTGCGATACCACGGAGCTATTCGCCTGAAGAGTAATCCCGGGCATGGCACGAGCGCCATCGTTACCCTGCCACTGGTGCCGTCAACAACCCAAAGAACAGATCATAGGACTACAAGGAATTTTGAAAAAGGAGCTGTGACGTCTTAA
- a CDS encoding YncE family protein, translating into MPNQSRRVVSSLIFAASTLVPFLTTSSATAQKPFQIEQRWAIGGTGGWDYLTVDPTSHRLYIAHLTRVDVVDTNTGKVIGAVEGLTRCHGVVIAPDGKTGFASDGGANNVVVFDTSNFSTLTKIPAGTNPDGMAYEGSTNTLWAFNGSSKNATVIDAANRKVIGTVALPGKPEFPQSDDAGTVFVNIEDKNSIVRLDAKAQKITATWPLAGCDSPSGLAFDKDGGRLFSVCDGKKMVVTDSHTGKSLGAPTIGDGPDAAGYDASKKLVFSSNGDGTLSVVDASQATYPVIQTLSTMKGARTMAFDSSTGKIYTVTAKFGAAPPATAATPHPRPSILPDSFTVLVIGQD; encoded by the coding sequence ATGCCGAATCAAAGCAGACGAGTAGTCTCTTCCCTCATCTTTGCCGCATCGACGCTAGTTCCCTTCCTTACGACATCGTCTGCCACGGCGCAAAAGCCATTCCAGATTGAACAGCGATGGGCTATCGGAGGCACGGGGGGCTGGGACTACCTGACGGTCGACCCGACATCCCATCGCCTTTACATCGCCCACCTGACGCGCGTCGACGTCGTCGACACCAATACTGGAAAGGTCATCGGAGCCGTTGAGGGATTGACTCGATGCCACGGCGTCGTCATCGCTCCCGATGGCAAGACTGGTTTTGCTTCAGATGGCGGAGCAAACAACGTTGTGGTCTTCGATACTTCCAATTTTTCTACGCTGACGAAGATTCCGGCCGGAACGAATCCCGATGGCATGGCCTATGAGGGCTCCACCAATACGCTGTGGGCGTTCAATGGATCAAGCAAGAACGCCACGGTGATCGATGCAGCCAATCGTAAAGTGATAGGCACCGTCGCGCTGCCCGGCAAACCGGAGTTCCCCCAAAGCGACGACGCGGGAACTGTCTTCGTAAACATCGAAGATAAGAACAGCATTGTGCGACTCGACGCCAAAGCTCAAAAGATTACTGCCACGTGGCCGCTGGCCGGATGCGACTCGCCGTCGGGACTGGCCTTCGATAAGGATGGCGGACGTCTCTTTTCTGTCTGCGACGGCAAGAAGATGGTAGTCACCGATTCGCACACCGGCAAGTCGCTGGGTGCGCCGACCATTGGCGATGGACCTGATGCCGCTGGATATGACGCGAGCAAGAAGCTGGTGTTCTCTTCCAATGGCGACGGGACGCTGAGCGTTGTCGATGCAAGCCAGGCAACGTATCCAGTGATACAGACGCTTTCGACGATGAAGGGTGCACGAACGATGGCGTTCGACTCATCGACCGGAAAGATCTACACGGTAACGGCCAAGTTCGGCGCTGCACCGCCTGCAACCGCCGCGACTCCTCACCCGCGCCCGTCTATCCTGCCCGATAGCTTTACCGTGCTGGTGATCGGCCAGGACTAG
- a CDS encoding TolC family protein: protein MKQIFQLNTIFAFGWAVAVAVAPSPASAWQSSTSGIAVQELTEPTQSTASPINPGATQANGGAAAQVLVQNGSQPGPAITLDLALSLARTNEPAFAAAVAASKSAQLDRSIARAALLPSVVYHNQYLYTQPNGAHNGAGSIGSQAAPKFIANNTVHEYTSQGVATETLGLAQYNAVARAGAAAAIASAELEISRRGLTSTVVGLFYNSTAAQERTVIQQRATNEAADFVKQTQQREAAREVAHADVIKAQLTLQQRQRDLGDAQLQAQKARLDLGVLLFPDPRSPYSVTLPVATLLPERTVVETQAAANNPELKSALATLRSKDLDITAARAAYLPDLVLNYSYGIDAAQFAANGPDGVRNLGYSASATLDIPVWDWLATQHKIKQAHIFRDAAKVALTSTQRTLIAQLEEFYGEASLAHDQLASLELSVQTARESLRLTRMRYSAGEATVLEVVDAQNSFTSAELAYQDGNIRYQVALANLQLLTGTI from the coding sequence ATGAAACAAATCTTTCAACTCAATACGATCTTCGCGTTTGGCTGGGCGGTGGCGGTTGCTGTCGCGCCATCCCCGGCTAGCGCGTGGCAGTCGAGTACTTCCGGGATAGCTGTCCAGGAGCTTACAGAGCCGACGCAGAGTACTGCGTCCCCCATCAACCCCGGAGCCACGCAGGCGAACGGTGGAGCAGCGGCACAGGTGCTCGTGCAAAATGGGAGCCAGCCCGGCCCCGCGATTACGCTTGACCTGGCCCTATCGCTGGCACGAACGAACGAGCCAGCATTTGCCGCGGCAGTGGCAGCGAGCAAGAGCGCACAGCTTGACCGCTCGATCGCTCGGGCAGCTTTGCTTCCTTCTGTGGTCTATCACAATCAATATCTCTACACGCAACCGAATGGTGCGCATAACGGGGCTGGCTCGATCGGATCACAGGCTGCGCCCAAGTTCATCGCCAACAACACCGTGCACGAGTACACCAGCCAGGGCGTTGCTACCGAGACGCTGGGGCTTGCGCAGTACAACGCTGTGGCTCGCGCGGGAGCCGCGGCTGCTATCGCGAGCGCGGAGTTGGAGATCAGCCGCAGGGGTCTAACTTCGACGGTAGTCGGTCTGTTTTATAACTCGACAGCAGCGCAAGAACGGACTGTTATTCAACAGCGTGCCACTAACGAGGCTGCTGACTTCGTCAAACAGACGCAGCAACGGGAAGCAGCTAGAGAAGTAGCACACGCGGATGTGATCAAGGCACAGTTGACGCTGCAACAACGGCAGCGAGATCTTGGCGATGCTCAGCTGCAGGCGCAGAAGGCCCGTCTTGATCTTGGCGTCCTGTTGTTTCCTGATCCGCGCTCGCCGTACAGTGTCACGCTTCCTGTAGCAACTCTGCTTCCGGAGCGAACCGTGGTGGAGACCCAGGCAGCCGCGAATAATCCCGAACTGAAGAGCGCCCTGGCAACGCTGCGATCGAAAGATCTCGACATCACCGCCGCACGCGCTGCCTACCTGCCTGATCTGGTGCTTAACTACTCGTATGGTATCGATGCCGCGCAGTTCGCTGCGAACGGCCCCGACGGTGTTCGCAACCTTGGCTACTCCGCTTCGGCGACACTCGACATTCCTGTTTGGGACTGGCTTGCAACGCAGCACAAGATCAAACAAGCGCACATATTTCGCGACGCTGCCAAGGTGGCGCTGACATCGACGCAGCGCACACTGATTGCACAACTTGAGGAGTTCTACGGAGAGGCTTCTCTCGCTCACGATCAGCTTGCTTCGCTTGAGTTGAGCGTACAGACAGCACGAGAAAGCCTTCGCCTGACCAGGATGCGCTACTCCGCAGGCGAGGCGACCGTTCTGGAGGTTGTCGACGCACAAAACTCCTTTACTAGCGCAGAGCTTGCGTATCAGGACGGCAACATTCGCTATCAGGTTGCGCTGGCAAACCTTCAACTACTTACGGGGACGATTTAA
- a CDS encoding efflux RND transporter periplasmic adaptor subunit: MFLSASLLVQSGCKKADDTAEKPVVTVQAAHPATGPITEEIDADATLAPVAQAAILPKVTAPVRKFYVQRGSHVKAGQLLATLENEDLAAAAMDNKGAFDAAQGAYAAATQSAVPEEQTRARLDLEQAKATLDLDNSILDARKQLLSQGAIPGRDYDTARTTALQAQAAYDIAKQKYEALGKVGTSASLESAKGQLTSAKGKYLGAAAQLSYTEIKTPISGFVTDRPLFAGETAAAGTPVVTVMDTSFMIAKLHIAQMQAQRLVVGSPATIAVPGIEEPLDAKVSLISPALDPGSTTVEVWLRVPNPKGTLKAGTSVHATLKGRTVENALLIPTEAVQRSPEGAGKIVMVIGADGAAAKRNVTVGIQTDESAQIVSGLKPSDMVITTGGYGLDEGTKVKVGPAEEKDSAGKSDAETGGKE; the protein is encoded by the coding sequence ATGTTCCTGTCCGCTTCCCTGCTGGTTCAGAGCGGCTGCAAGAAGGCGGATGATACGGCCGAGAAGCCGGTCGTCACCGTTCAAGCCGCCCACCCCGCAACTGGCCCGATCACTGAGGAGATTGACGCAGATGCGACTCTCGCCCCTGTTGCGCAGGCTGCAATCTTACCTAAAGTGACTGCGCCGGTGCGTAAGTTTTACGTTCAACGTGGCTCCCACGTCAAAGCCGGACAACTCTTAGCCACACTTGAGAACGAAGATCTCGCCGCGGCCGCGATGGATAACAAAGGTGCCTTCGACGCAGCGCAAGGGGCTTATGCGGCGGCAACCCAGTCTGCAGTACCCGAAGAGCAGACCCGCGCTCGGCTTGACCTGGAACAAGCCAAAGCTACTCTCGATCTCGACAACAGTATTCTCGATGCCCGCAAGCAGTTGCTGTCTCAGGGAGCGATACCAGGCCGTGACTATGATACTGCGCGAACAACTGCTCTGCAGGCGCAGGCAGCGTACGATATCGCGAAACAGAAATACGAGGCGCTTGGCAAGGTTGGCACCAGCGCTTCATTGGAATCGGCGAAGGGGCAGCTCACCTCCGCGAAAGGAAAGTACCTGGGTGCGGCAGCACAACTTAGCTACACCGAAATCAAGACACCGATCTCCGGCTTCGTTACCGATCGCCCCCTCTTCGCAGGGGAGACTGCCGCTGCTGGAACTCCCGTCGTAACCGTGATGGACACCTCTTTCATGATCGCGAAGTTGCACATTGCTCAGATGCAGGCCCAGCGGCTTGTCGTGGGTTCTCCCGCCACGATTGCCGTGCCCGGAATAGAAGAGCCGTTAGACGCGAAGGTCTCGCTCATCAGTCCAGCGCTCGATCCTGGCAGCACGACGGTTGAAGTTTGGCTTCGAGTACCGAATCCGAAGGGCACACTGAAGGCCGGTACGTCGGTGCATGCCACTCTTAAGGGAAGAACCGTAGAGAACGCTCTCCTGATTCCCACGGAGGCGGTTCAGCGCTCTCCAGAAGGCGCAGGCAAGATCGTCATGGTGATAGGCGCGGACGGCGCGGCTGCTAAGCGGAACGTCACTGTCGGCATCCAGACTGATGAATCGGCGCAGATCGTTAGCGGTCTGAAGCCCAGCGATATGGTCATTACAACTGGCGGCTACGGGCTCGACGAAGGTACGAAGGTCAAAGTGGGACCGGCGGAGGAGAAAGATTCCGCGGGCAAGAGCGACGCCGAAACG